The genomic window aagtctctgtaatagcaacaacaacaTATTTGCAAGTACTAATccaagaggttggaaaaactcggattgttttcactggaacgatggaagtggaggggcgacaggacagaggtttacaaagttatgagcggcatggatagagtggatagtcagaagctttttcccagggtggaagagttagttactaggggacataggtttaaggtgcgaggggcaaggtttagaggggatgtgcgagacaagttgttttacacagagggtggtgagtgcctggaacttgctgccaggggaggtgatggaagcagatatgatagcgacgtttgagacatcttgacaaatacatgaataggaagggaatagagggatatgggccccggatgtgcagaaggtgttagtttaggcaggcatcatgatcggcgcaggcttggagggccgaatggcctgttcctatgctgtactgttctttgtaccaccccttctcttgcaggactttctacgtgctgactcaaaaatctctcctaaatgcactttaagaattctaccccatttaagccttttgcactaagactatcccagttgatattggggaagttgaaatctcctacaattattaccctattatttttacacctctgagatttgcctgcatctctgctcctcgatctctccctgactgtttggaggcctgtagtacactcccagccaagtgattgcccactttttgtttttaagtttaccCATATGACCTAATTTaaggaaccttttttttttagaacattagaacattacagcgctgtacaggcccttcggccttcgatgttgcgccgacctgtgaaaccatctgacctacactattccattttcatccatatgtccatccaatgaccatttaaatgcccttaaagttggcgagtctactactgttgcaggcagggcgttccacacccctactactctctgagtaaagaaactacctctaacatctgtcctatatctatcacccctcaacttaaagctatgtcccctcgtgtttgccatcaccatccgaggaaaaagactctcactatccaccctatctaaccctctgattatcttatatgtctctattaagtcacctctcctcctccttctctccaatgaaaacaacctcaagtccctcagcctttccttgtaagaccttccctccataccaggcaacatcctagtaaatctcctctgcaccctttccaaagcttccacatacttcctataatgcggtgaccagaactgcacgcaatactccaggtgcggtctcaccagagttttgtacagctgcagcatgacctcgtggctctgaaaatcgatccccctactaataaaagctaacacaccatatgccttcttaacagccctattaacctgggtagcaactttcagggacaccattcagacttggaactatatcgctgttccttcactgtcgctgggccaaaatcctggaacttccttcctaacagcactgtgggtatacctaccccaaatggactgcagcagttcaaggcagcagctcaccaccaccttctcaagggcaattagggatgggcaataaatgctggcctggccagtaacgcctacatcccatgaatgaataaaaaaaaagtttggagtcatcgagttatacagcacagaaacaggcccttcggcccatcatgtccatgccagccatcaagcacctaactattctaatcccattttccagcacttggcccgtagccttgtatgctgtgacatttcaaatgctcatctaaatacttcttaaatgttgtgagggctcctgcctctaccacctcctcaggcagtgcattccagattccaaccaccctctgggtgaaaaaaaccttcctcaaatcccctctaaacctcctgccccttaccttaaatctatgcccctggttattaacccctccgctaagggaaaaagtttcttcctatataacctatcaatagccctaataattttgtatacttcaatcatgtcccccctcagccttctctgctctaaggaaaacaaccctagccttttcagtctctcttcatagttgaaatgctccagctcaggaaacatgcgggtgaatctcctctgcaccctctccagtgcaatcacatccttgctatcgtgtggtgatcagaactatacacagtactccagctgtggcctaacttgcgttttatacagctccatcataacctccctgttcttatattctgtgcctcggctgataaaagcaagtatccatatgccttcccaaccacctcatctacctgtgcctttgccttcagtgatctatggacaagtcaccaaggtccctctgaccctctgtacttcctagggtcctaccatccattgtatattcccttgccttgttaatcctcccaaaattcatcacctcacacttcaggattaaattccatttgccactgctccgcccatcttaccagcccatctatatcgtcctgtaacctaaggctttcctcctcactattttcgaCTAAGatttcatccctccttactgcagtaattgatccatgatcaacagtgcaatgccacctcctctttttaccccctcccctgtcatgcctgaagattctataccctggaatattgagctgccagtcctgcccttcctgtctctgtaatagcaataatatcatattcccatgtgttaatcaacaccctcaattcatctgccttactagtaagactccttgcattaaaatagttgcaatccagccttgcattattcgcttgtgccttaacagatctatatttgctctgccttccagactgactcagtttctcttctatatttgactgtgactcacccctactgtacctccactctatttttttattcattcatgggatgtgggccttgctggccaggccagcatttattgcccatccctaattgcccttgagaaggtggtggtgaactgccttcttgaactgctgcagtccatttggggtaggtatacccacagtgctgttaggaagggagttccaggattttgacccagcgacagtgaaggaactgcgatatagttccaagtcaggatggtgtgtgacttggaggggaacttgcaggtggtggtattcccatgtatttgctgcccttgcccttctagttggtagaggtcgtgggtttggaaggtgctgtctaaggagccttggtgcattgctgcaatgcatcttgtagatggtacacactgctgctactgtgtgtcagtggtggagggagatggggtgccaatcaagcaggctgctttgtcctggatggtgtcgagctgcttgaatgttgttggagctgcacccatccaggcaagtggagagtattccatcacactcctgacttgtgccttgtagatggtgcacaggttttggggagtcaggaggtgagttactcaccccaggattcctagcctctgacctgctcttgtggccacggtatttatatggctactccagttcagtttctggtcaatggtagccccaaggatgttgatagcggggggttcagcgatgataatgccattgaatgtcaaggggagatggttattgcctggcacttgtgtggcgcaaatgttacttgccacttatcagcccaagcctggatattgtccaggtcttgctgcatttctacacggactgctgcagtatctgaggagtcacgaatggtgcagaacattgcaatcatcagcgaacatccccacttctgaccttatgattgaaggaaggttgttgatgaagcagctgacgatggttgggcctaggacactgccctgagaaactcctgcagtgatgtcctggagctcagatgattgacctccaacaaccacaaccatcttcctttgcgctaggtatgactccagccagcagagggttttttcccgattcccattgacaccagttttgctagggctccttgatgccatactctgtcaaatgctgccttgatgtcaagggcagtcactctcgcctcccctcttgagttcagctcttttgtccatgtttgaaccaaggctgtaatgaggtcaggagctgagtcccatccccttgccaaattagtttaagcccccccaccacccaacagtactagcaaacctcccagcaaggatgttggtcctgttccggtccaAGTGCAACCCTCCAACTGGTACAGGTCTGACCTTTGCCAAAAACAGAccaagtgatccaggaaactaaagccctccctcctgcaccatctcttcagccacatgttcatctgctctatcctcctattcctatactcactagcatgtggcaccaggagtaattcagagattacaacctttgaggccctgctttttaatctgctacatagctccctaaattcttgttgcaggacctcctccctctttctgcctatgtcgttggtaccaatgtgtactatGACCTCTGACTTCCCgctcccccttcaggatgtcctgcagctgctccgtgacatccttgaccctagcaccagggaggcaacataccatcctggagtcacgtttgtggccacaaaaACGTCTATCTTGTACCCCTTAccttagaatcccctataactatagcTCTCTCAAtcattttcctcccctcctgtgcagctgaaccacccgtggtgtcacagacttggctcttgctgcattcccctgagaagctatcttccgccaacagcatccaaagcagaaaatctggtAGCTAGgtcgtgagaatgtggaactctctaccacggGGAGTGGCTGAAGCCAATATTTATGgtggcatttaaggggaggctggaCAAACATAGAGGGAAAAGGGAACAGAGGGTAGCTATCATAGATTTAGCTGAGGATGGATGGAAGGAGGCTCGAATGGTGCATGAATGCCGGCATGGATGGTTGTAAAGGCCTGCTCCGGTCACAAAACAAAaccagacccgaacccaacagaaacacattggacccgagcccgacccaaccaccagactgttccctttacttaccttctgactcccaatctgaaggaagctgcagcatgagcgtgatgacgtcatagagatgctctcttgctcactgcgcagactcaagagTTTCCCCCCTTGACGTCCCAGATTCCCAGCTCAGGTACGTTTTTTTTAACTTTTAAcccttcttgctgtgtgtgtccgacccgacccaagccgagcccaaaagccggacccggaagagcgacccaaaccAGACACGTCATCTGATCCCGTCGGGTTtgagtcaggtagcaggcctttagatgGTTGGGTTGAATAGTATATCCTATATAATCCTATGTAAAAGGAATATAACCCAAAATTTGATGCACGCTTTCATCCGTCTCACTCCCAAGCATCGTATTAGTGGCTTATTGTTACTTGACTTCCTCAAGGCCAGTTTATCCTTAAGATGTGCCACCTGCATATATTAAATtcttatataataaaaacaagaaatgctggaaccactcagcaggtctggcagcatctgtggaaagagaagcagagttaacgtttcaggtcagtgacccttcttcagaacctggtcagtgacccgaaacgttaactctgcttctctttccacagatgctgccagacctgctgagtggttctagcatttcttgtttttatttgatttccagcatccgcagtattttgcttttattaaattctTATGTTTGCATGCACTCTCTGTCAACTTGTGCTATTATAAATTCTGACATAATAGAAATATCCGATGTAAACATCTAAAATTGTAATTACAactactttccccccccccccacaaaggggGAGATACTGCAGGAATGTAGAAATATAAGAATGACAATGAACGTCTTTTTAAAATTAGGGTTTGAATTAGTGTTTTCCATCCCCAAGATCGGATTATTTCTTGCCCCCTAATGCCACTGGACGTGGTCTTGACTCCCACGTTCAGCATTCCCAGATCAACTACTGTTCCAAATATGAGGTTTGATTAACTGCATTTAATCTTGTAATATTAATCACTCCAGTCACCTTCCATCTAGTTTTTGATGAATGGGTCCGAAATGTCTTCATCCACTCAATGGGTGGCGCCTTTTTAATACAGCGCTTTTTTATCTATTTAAAACGATATAACATAAAAGTTTAAAAAAGCATTTTTGTTTTAAAATATCTTCACGTGAAATTAAGCCTCTGAAAATTTACCATGTCTCCTGTCATGCGCCATTAGCAAGATGGCGGTAAAATGGAATTCGCCTCCGGTGAAGGGTGGTattgtcttttatttatttatttatatatatatatatatatatatagatagatgtAAAGAGAAAATTAAAAGTGTAGAACATTTCTGGCTGTGGGATGGATGAGATGGAAGGAGGCCTCACGGAGAGGCCGCTCTGCCTCTAAAATGGCTGCCAGCGCGCAACTACGCGGCTTCCTGCACGAACAATGGTCACGTGGATTCTGCTCGGCACCACGTGCACAGTGGAACCAAATCCTGGTGCGCGGCAGCCGGGAAACTGTTTAAAGGCGGTGCACAGGGGCTGGACTATAAAAGCAGGGTCTTTTCCGGTGCTTACGCACTACAGCGAGTGGAGCGAAGGTGGACGGGTCGTTTCACGAGGTGTCTAAGAGAGGTTGCATTAAAAAAACCCCGCCAAAATGAATGACGAACGAAAGCTGTTTGTTGGTGGCCTAAGCTTCGACACGGACGAGCAGTCGCTGGAGTCGGTGTTCTCCAAGTACGGGGACGTAGTCGACGCCCGAGTGATCAAAGACAAGTGCACCATGGCGTCCCGCGGATTCGCCTTCGTTACCTTCGAGAACTCGGAGGACGCCAACGATGCGTTGACGGCCATGAACGGTCAGACCATCGACGGTCGCCAGATACGCGTGGATCACGCGGAGAAGAAATCGGGCGACGGCGGTTATGGAGGAGGCCGCGGAGGCTACCGCCGGGGCGGAGGAGGCGCCTACAGCTCCGGCGgctatggtggtggtggtggttacgGCTCCTATAGTAGTGGTGGCTCCTATGGTAGTGGTGGCGGCTATGGAGGCGGCTACGGTAGTTCTGGCGGCTACGGTAGTTCTGGCGGCTACGGTGGTTCTGGCGGCTACAGGCAATATGAGCAGAGGGGAAGTCGCGGCTCCCGTGGCAGTAGCTACGATCGATACGGGCCCAACAGATAAGAGATCCGCCAGCGAGACATTTTCCAGGTCGTCAGGATCATCGGCCACTTAGTGTTTCTGAAGGGACTTTTTTTGGGGCGAACGCCGTCTAATCTCTTGAATTCAATGCTTGTTCGGACGCTGTCTGTTTAacttcccccacccacccacacacacacacacgtgttctATGTCGCAGTAAAGGTTTTTCAATCCAACTGGGGGCCATTTCCGAAATTTCAGTGCTATTCAAATTCCCTTGGGCACTTTCCTTCCATTTCCCCTTCCATGTAGCCTTTATTAAAATTACAGTTTTTATAGTTCATTTGGGTAAGTTTGTAATTTCTTACATACTTGCAATTTTACCACTTCAGTTTTGTATCCTCTCCCTAGTATTGGGGCTTTGCATTTGTAGATTCTTTTGGTGCTGCCCTGACATTCCTTTTTGGTTTTTTTTTTGCTCCCAGGTGGCTCTGGTTTTAAAATGGCGCATTCACCTTGTGCAGAGACTCGACCGTCTCGACAACGTGCTCTAACCCCTTCCGGCTGGCCGCAGTAATCTTTTGAGCCGCCAGGGTGCCTGACCGAGTTGCCTCTCCATTGTAAATCAAATCTTCAGCGATTGGTACCTGTGTTCGACCAATTTTGGAAGTGGGATCATTTTTCTTTATTCGCCTGTTTTCTGATTTGAAGTGGGAAACGTCGGTCTGTacgaatttaatttttttttaaatcctaggATATCCAAGTGTTTCAGCCGATTGTGAAAACACTTACCAATTTCGAGATTCTTGTGCGTGAGCAAATGTTTATAACTATCTACTTTTACAGAAAAGACCATGCTTTAACGAACGCAGAGCTTTAAAAATCTGCAGTGACTCTTCGTTGCGGGGGGGAGGGGTACGATTCATCGAATGTCAGTTGTATACCAAGCTATTTTGTGGGTCGTGTTGAAATCTGATGAATTGCTTTCTCTGTAAACCTTAACactggtgccaatcaagctggaacAACATGGTGTGCTGACTGTTCTTGGTTTGGCCTCTGGTTCATCAAGTGAGATTGACCGACAGTGAAATATTATGCCATCCTACTCTAAACCGTGAAATATCCTTTCTTTAAACTAATATTGAGTTTTTTTTAATTGCATACTGGTAGGAAGTTGAAAGCTGTTTCTATTGAATTTTCATGAGTTAGCATGGACTGTTTTTGTACAAAAAAACTTGCCGCTTTGGAGACTGATGTCAAATGGAAAAATAAAGTGTTGAAATGTTCAGTTGATGTCTGGATGAAACTTTCTTTTTAGAAACTAAAAAGTACTGATAACTATGAACAGTGCTTAAGTTCACTGAAGGAACATCTCCACTGGAAATGTTGATTTCTGTTCTGTCCACAGATTCTGCCCAGATTGCTGactttccagtattttgctttgtgcATAAATTAATGCACAGATGAACATAGAAATTTAGTCAGTAGGCTGCTGGTGCAAACGGGAGCATGAATCCTGGCGACCTGGAGGATCAAGTCACTTGCTACACAGCCCACTACCACACTGGCTTTGGGGTGCTTCGTTTGAGAGTCGAGGACTGAGATGATCAATCCAGCAAGCAATGCTCTGAAGGAGCAGGCTACATTGAAACAATTGCAGGTATAATCAAGTGTACAGTAAGTAATAATTTATTGGTAGTCATTTAAGCTTGAAAAgctatgaaataattaatcaatgaaTGTGGTCTAGGAATTACCTGGTCTCCTTCCTGATGTGTCATGGAAACATAGTttcaggcacaaaaagaggccacttggcccagtaTCTGCTGGCTGAGaaactatccacctattctaatcccaccttccagcattttgactagccctgcagattatggcacttgaggtgcatatccagatacaattggaatgagttgagggtctttgcctcaactaccctttcaggtagtgcgttccagacctcctccaccccctgggtgaaaaagtttttttcctcatctcccctctaatttttctaccaatcactttaaatctatgcctcctcatcactgacctctttgtgaaggtgaatagaccctttacctccactctatccaggcccctcaaaattttgtacgcttcaatcaaatctccccttccgagaacaaccccagcctatccaatctttccacatagctgcattttctagtcctggcaacatcctcacaaatctcctctagtgcaattacatcctttctgtaatgtggtgaccagaactgcacacagtactcaagttgtggcctaactaatgaattatacagttgcagcataaccttcctgctcctgTATTCAATACTTTGgctaaaaggaaaggattccatatgttgtcttaaccaccttattgacttgtCATGCTACTTTCAGGAatctggacattcactccaaggcccctcattTCTCTACATttttcagtattttcctattaatcgtgtattcctttgccttgcctgacttccccaaatgcatcacctcacacttctccaattccatttgccacatttctgcccatctgaccagatcatcaatatgtgcctgcagctatcctcactatctaccacacggccaatctttgtcgttcgcaaacttcttgatcatgccccctacatttacgtccaaatagttagtatataccacaaaaagcaggacccaatactgagccctgtggaacaccactgcaaacAGCCCTCTGTCATTAAAACAGCAGTCAACAACTActcgtttcctgccactgagccaattttgtatccactgtgctgcatttccctagatcctATGGGGTTTTTAACCAGTTtggcatgtgggaccttgtcaaaagccttgctaaatttccatgtagaccacatcaactgttctaccctcatctatcttccttgataCTATTTCAAAAAAttagatcaagttggtcaaacaagatcttcccttaaatccatgctgactatccttgattaacctgtgcctttctagtgACAGTCTATCTTgtgtcagaatagattccaataatttgcccacttactgaggttagactgactggcctgtaattattcggtctatcctggtagcagttctccaatcctctagtATCACaactatatccagtgaggactggaaaatgatggttccTGCAGTCATTCTTCCTGTTGTACATTGGCTGAGTGgaaattttctccagttaaatattggcaaggctgaagccattgtcttagGACCCCACCACAAactattccctagctactgactccatctcccTCCCTGGCCACTAATGCCGAATGAAAGTGTTTCACTGGATGTTTAGTACAGTGACAGTCTTATTTCGGGCATTTTTTAAAGCTGCTGCTGATTTATTTAATGTTTGTCCAACATGGAATAGACCATTCAGTCCCAACTCGTCCACGTCAGTATTTACCCTTCATTTAATATTGACAGTTTTGCCTAAACAATCCTTtagaactccagggacccgggtttgattctgggtactgcctgtgtggagtttgcaagttctcccagtgtgtgGGTTtttgcgggtgctccggtttcctcccacagccaaaagacatgcaggtgatgggtaaattggctgttgtaaattgcccctagtgtagggaggtgatagggaatatgggattactgaagggttaatataaatgggtggttcttggttggcacagactcggtgggccgaagggcatgtttcagtgctgtatctctcaaaataAAAAACTGAATTGAAGTTAGTGGTAGCCTCATGAATCTGCAAATAGGTTTCCCTATGTTCTAAATCTTTAATGGGCCTTCATTCTTCATGCTGCTGGAAACCATCCGCTTCTATCTACATAGTCCCTCCATTTAATTTTAAGTACTTATTGTCATAGTCTTAGGTAATTTTTAGTCTTTGTATTTCTTCACAAGGTAGCATTCTCGTGAAATGAAAGAAGGTTGGAAATactgaggtcaggcagcatctgtagagagagggaCAGTAATTTCAATGGCCTTTCATTAGATCTTTCTACTGAATCTGCACTCTTTTTCCTAAAGCCTCCATATCCTTCCTGATCTTGGTGAGGTTTTATGCAACATCATTACTCCTTTGCTTCGAGATATGGAGAAGATGAAAGCTTGCAACAAGGAAGAGATGGTTTGGCCATACTacctgtgccagctgtttgaaagtGATCAAATTAGTCGCACTAACAGCTGTTGCCCCCAAAGCCTGCCTGATAAACGTTTtcttttaagtatatatccaaatTATTTGATACTACTAAATCTGCATCCACCATCCTTtgagtagtgcattccagacccatcATTCGTAgtgttttataaaaaaaaattaaatcattcTCTTAAATTTATGCCCTGGTTACTGGCCTTCCTGCCAAGtggattcttttctccctcatctaTGTAGCAAAAGCCCTCAATTTTGACCaccacctcttgaatctccccacaATCACCTCTGCTCTTCTCTTCCCACACTTACACCTCCAGGTTCCTGAGGATCGATCTTTGACCCCCCTCCTATTTCCCACCTACATGCTGCCCTATGGTGATGTCCAAAATTATGTTCAGTGTCTCATGTATGCTAACACTCAATGTTACTCCCCCACCCAtgtgtaggaattataggattgTAATAGGCGATTTttaaacttccctaatattgactgggactgccttagtgctaagggatcagatggggaagaatttaaatgtgtccaggatagttttctgaagcagtatgtggatggtcctactaCAGAAGGGAcaaacactcgacctcctcttaggaaatgaggctgggcaggtggttgcggctgtgggggagcactttgggaccagtgaccataactctgagctttgcgatagttatggaaaaggataggactggtcctaaat from Heterodontus francisci isolate sHetFra1 chromosome 3, sHetFra1.hap1, whole genome shotgun sequence includes these protein-coding regions:
- the LOC137365889 gene encoding cold-inducible RNA-binding protein-like, producing MNDERKLFVGGLSFDTDEQSLESVFSKYGDVVDARVIKDKCTMASRGFAFVTFENSEDANDALTAMNGQTIDGRQIRVDHAEKKSGDGGYGGGRGGYRRGGGGAYSSGGYGGGGGYGSYSSGGSYGSGGGYGGGYGSSGGYGSSGGYGGSGGYRQYEQRGSRGSRGSSYDRYGPNR